ATCTGTAGGAAATGTGATTAACGGTTACATGAAGGGTTTTGGCCTCAGCTCACTGCTCATCAGCAGAGCACCAGGGTTATTAAAAGAGCACCTTGCAAGTAGAGACTACATTCTTTGACACAAGCTCATCAAGTTTCATACATATACTGTAGGCGCGTAAACACCTATTGACGGTGCATAGAGATCTTCACCTCATGTAGAAATGACACCAACAAATGTAATGAAGATGGAATTGCATAAATACCAAAAAACGTTAGTGCATAGTCACTGAAATTAATAAACCAGGACTAAAAGAGACTTAGATAGTCTTTGGAGCAACACCAGAAGCCTGCATGCAGTGCAAGCATATGAATCATCCAAATCGCATCAGCTAAACTTCACATATTTtcatttacaattaaaaaaacgaaaaaaataTCTGATTCAGTCAAATTGTCTGGGAGCGATCATAAATTAACACCAGACATTAATGTTGGTTAATATTTTCGAGCGATAAACCAACATTTGATGGCGGCTGGTTCAAAACTGAAATcagaactttatttaaaaaaaataaaaaaatcccctCAGGGACCCCGGTTCCCTGTAAAAACCTGATAAACCTCCAATTTGTTAAATTCAATTTAAGAAATTGTTCACCTTCCGTATTCAGTAACGCTGACATAAAGTTAACAAAAACATAACCAAAAAGACGACCAAAGTAAATTGATCAAGAGCTTATTTTAAGGGCTTATTTCGACATCAAAAGCATTTTTTCTTTCAAGTAAAATCAGACAATTTCTTTAAGTGAGTATCTTCAAATTAAACTTGTAATTAGGTGAATTTAATTCCAAATTCTGACATTTTGAAACTGCTTCAGCTGTAGTTTGAGTTTCAGAATTGAGAGCTGCTCGGTTATTGCGATCATACATTCAGCTCTCCGTTACACTGACTCCCATCAGTTTGAAGCACAAGTAATACTGCCGGTGTGCCAGTGACGATGGATTACTGCGACacgtaaacacaaaatgaaggGCGGACTGATGCTGATAGCTTTTTTACACGAGAAGACCCTCAAGTTTCAAAATAGTCACAGACCGGCTCTGCCATTGAAAGACAGCCTCGAGAGATCCCACAGTGTCTCCTCTGCACGCTGACCATCCTATGTTTTCAATATTAAGAGATTTTACAGTACAAGACTGACACAGAGCTTAACCATTGGATTTTAGGAGTTTGGATAATGCCAAAGacgactttttttttctcctttttttttttttgtcaaaaagcAGTCAACCTCCTGGAGGGAATCTTACAGTGAAAaggtatttatgtgtgtgtgtgtgtgtgtgtgtgtgtgtgtgtgtgtgtgtgtgtgtgagggagagcaaaagagagagagagagttcaTGGGATGGATCAATTCATTGAACTGTCCTCCccctctgtgtcagtgtctgtgtcagaGCAGGCGGTGTCCATGGCGACGTGGGCGGGGCTTACAATGACAGCTCTTCTCTGCTCCTCCTCAGCGCTGGCTCTCCTCTCCTGAGTGCGTTCGATATGCTGGATGGCCTGGAAAGGGAAGAAGGTATACTTTAAATATGAGTCAATAACCAGACTAACAATCAAAAGCAGTTTTCCATACAAAGCACACAGAAGTTTTTTCCTCTCCATTGCAGTAAAGACCCATGAAGATCAGGCTAATTAGTCTGCTTGAACATTTTGTTTTAACATGCAGAAAAGCATAGAGACCTGGGTCGTGCACTACGAATCAAGTTCAGCAAACCCAGGCTCTCTTTCTATTATCTGGCTTCACTTAACCCAACATTGGCAATCAGGCTAATGCTTGTTTTATGGTAACACGTGTTCATTTTTGTAGGTTTTTGGCTTTGGAGAGGGGTATGCAACCAACACAAATGTGGTTGCATGCAGTCCTCCAATGACGCAACAGCATGTAGCTCGACAAGCATGACAGTATGTGTATGCTGACTGGTTGGGAAGTGGGCTGGAACAAGGAATGGAGCGATGGCCAAGTTCCCTCCAAACAGGATGTCAAAAGATGATAAAATAGAGCATGTGAGGCACAGATGGTGACTGCAGCGGatacttttcattgttttaaaacagtcagtttcacttcagctctttgtattATCTCTGCCACAGCTGGCAAGGACCAGGAACAAGCAAAAGCAGCCCACAGACTAAGGACTGACACCACTGTAACAGCATTACTACTCTTATGGTAATGCTATTGAACCGGTACTTTAACATAACTCCTATCAGATCATATATGATTTTGTCATATCAAAATATAatgaattaataataattaaacaatACACTGTAAAGTAAGTCCATGTACACTGTATCCAATATGTAAAATTTCAAACCTCTGCACTGAACAGATGTTGAGGGCTTTTTAAGACAAGTTACTGTGCTGTGACATTAGTTTGAGTGCAGCCTCCAAATCACTGAGTGATCTGAAACTAAATTTGGGGATTTGGGATTGGGAATTGAAAGCAACGGTTCAGATGATGTTTTGACGACCTTGGACTGAATGCATAACAATCAGCTTGCTAGTAATTACGTTTGATCATTTAATCATTAAACCACTTTCATGTTTTAGATAAGATAACTGATAACTTAGACAATTGCGTGCGTGTTCCAGGGTGCTAGTCTTACATAACTTGACGGTGGCAGATGAACTATGAGCTAAAAAGGAGGAAACTTTGTCCGAATGTGATGCACTTTTGCttagtgttttcatgtttttgccTTTCCAGGACAACAATCGCTGTCAGCGCGGACTCTAGTGATGTGCAACCGCGCCACTGAGCACAAAGAGCAGAGtatgcgtgtgcatgtgtgaggcAGATATACACCACCCCTCACATCTAAGGTCAGAGACAGAGAATTCTCTTCTGGACAGGAAATAGCCAAAATGCATGACAGATTAATGTCTCAAATAGTAATGATGGTGGTcagataaaatgtaaaataacaataatgtcGGATTTTACTGACACACcagtttttaatagttttgcctCAGGGTCAGTAATCCCGGGTGTTTCGGCACCCATCCCTACCACAGACCAGTTGTTTGTGacactgccccctggtgacAGTCTTCAAACCTGTCTGTAGGACCACTGCAGAAACATCATTTGAGCCATTAGAAGGAAGTGCTATAAAACACGAGGAAAATGCTGGTTGTGGTTGCCTTTGAGTCTACCCAATTAACATCGAGCACCACACAGACGTTTTTCAGGGGCGCTGAACACACATTGAACGTGTCAGACACCCAAAACCTGCCTAGTAAGTTCTGCAGTGTGAAAATGTGATGTGAAGTAATGCAATGTCAATGCCTAATCAGCAATGATCCtctaaagtggaaaaaaaaaaaaaaaaagttcaaacctGCACAATGGTGTCCAGGTTCTGTCTAGAGGTGGACACCGTGCTGGTGTGGGCTGACGGGCTCATGGTGACCACTGTGACATGATGGTGGGGGTGCTGGGTTAGTGTTGGAGCTGGGACTATCACCGTGGGATGGTGGGTGGGGGCAGGGGGAGAAGCCAACACCTAGAGGAACACACAAAATATTCATAAAACAGACATCAAAGTGAGTTTTCCATCACATACAAACATCTTCTACCTCTTCCAGTTCAGAAACAGTAGCACAGGTACACATTATGTTTTGAGCATGTCTGTTTCTAACCTGtggactgtgtgtttgtctgtccaCAGCGTGGATCTGGTGTAGCCGTAGCAGCGTCTGGCTCTGGATGAGTGCATGCTCCTCTTCCACCTGCTGGGTGATCACCTTCAGACGCTCTGGGTGCAGCTGAGTGTCCAGAGAGCGCACCTACACAATGCACACAATTACATCAACCAAAGATAGACCCCCAATTTCAAGAGCAACAAAATATATCCAAGCATTCTTATCAAATAAATACTCTAATGGGGAACCTTGTTTTAACACTGTAATATCAACACACTGTTTCCACTGGAAACATAATGACTGTCTGggaagggaagaaaaaaaaaaaaagtgtccaaGACACATAACTGCCATGCATTCCTCTGATGTTTACCTTCCACTTAAACAACTTATTAAGGTCTTGTTTGTATTCTCCACCTGTCCCATTTCTTTTGTCTCAACCTGCTCTTCAGGTCGATCCAGGATGTGAGCTTATGAGGAACCGGCTCAAGTACTGTCAGCCCCACAAGCTGAGTATTTTAGTATTTGATATCATGGCCAGTAGTTGAGACTATTTTGTAGCCTAAAGGTGTAAACTAACTTATTTATATAACCTGGGTAACCTTGTACCTTTTCTTTTGAATCAAACGTTCTCTCTTATTTGTAATGACAGCAAGAaactgaaatgtgttttaaatatttagcGTAACACGGAAGGAAAAGGATATTTCTCTTCCAACCCCCTGCTTTAAcctgccccttggggataaacaGTCTTTCTGATTTAACCTCACCTGATCCTCCAGCTGCATGCGAGCCGAGCGCTCCTTATCCAATTGCTGCCGCAGCTCTAACATCTCCCTCCTCAGCTCTTCaaccttctcctcctccatcatgTCTGGAGACCCAATCCCTTCATCCTTCTCCTCTGCTCGCCTCCTTTTAGGCGATGAGCCACTTAACTCCTGTAATGACATGGAAACCACATTCGGTTAAATGTGAAACAACATGATTGGTGTAATTTTCTTCTccatttaaaacaacacatgGTGCCTATGCTGACCTGAACAAACAGGCAGTGTGCCAGGTGAACCAACGGGAAGGTAAAAAATGACTCCAGTAAACTTACATTTAAATGCGCAAAGAACAAATTCAAGCTATGTACCGAGTTTAGCTTCATGCATTACACTTGTTGCCAAACATGAAGTTATACGTTTGTCATTACAGACAAATTTTAAGGTGAAAGACTTAACAACTGACTAGAGGTAAGACTCACAGATATTGCTGTAATTTGCTGCTCATAATAAATGAAGTGATTCTGAAACACTCAAAAAGCTGAATTTCTGTGTTGTCAGTGGGcatctgtatttttaaaatgaaatgttttgtttttatttgtcagcTCTTGGTTTAGCTTCCTCTCACTGAGCATTTTCAAGCAggttaacttttttttcctgctttatttgCCAATCTTCACTTTAGGAGTCATCAAATAGTGACTCGAGTAACTGAAATTGGTGGAAGGACTCAATTATGACTGCCTCCCATCTCTATATCCAATACATTTCCTAATACTAACTGATCTTCATAAAGATTCAGCAAGGCTATACATTTTTTAACATCTTAATACTGGTAAATGTAaatctctctctcgctctcaagCGGACAAGTTGTAACCAAACTGTCTGCTTACACCACCGTCTAATACCTTTGAAGAAAATGACCAGTCTGTGTTGCACAATCAGTGATGGTCAAAGTGATTGTCAACAGCTCTCCAGTCAAAGCAACTTTTAGCTCATTTCCCCTTTGATGCATTAACTTATCAGAATGATGAGGACCTGATTCTGCCTCAGTATAGTTTAATGCTGAAACTCTACACAGTCATGTTTGCAACAGACGTGACTGGATGTGCACGGGCACCTACAACCAACTGTGTGTGCGTCACCTCCACTGATCCATCAAACAAAGGGAGGAGATTTCCAACCACTGGGGTAATCTTTAAATTACAACATTATGTGACTGCACTTGCAGAGAcactcatttttcttttccccttaACTTTTTTCCACCTGCTGTTTTTGTCGGTGAAAAATTTGGCTGTGTGTGGAGGGTACAATCAAATATTGAGCTAAATATCGAGATTTAACATAGTTTAGCTGTCAGCCTACTTCCGTTAACAAGTTAAAGCAAAGCTAAAACATTCATATGCTGTATGTCAATATTGTAAAGATTCCCAGTGTGTCCCTTTGAGCCTTTTTTGTTGCATTTGggccatttgtgtgtgtgtacatacatacacacacacacacacacacacacacacacacacacacacgtattcACTACTTACAAAAATACGGCAACCAccagtgctacccctcagcctctTAGTAATTACACCTATGCTATCATTTTCAAAATACTACATTTCCTTGTTCTCAAGTTATGGCATTCACCAGACTTATGTGTCCATGCTGCCCGGCAGGAAGACAATTACACATCAGCCTTTTACGTCTGAGGGTTAAAAACGGTATCTGCTCTGGTGATCACACAATTTTACCATTGTTGAATAAACAAGTATTATTTTAAATCAGGCCAATATGGATTTATGGTTTTTAAACAATGTATACTACATTCAAGTCTCCTCCTGGGGAGGAACCTGAGCTGAAGACGAAACTATAAGGATTAATGTGTTGGCCCTAAAACATGTACAACAGATCAGTATCTCATCTATGTGACGCTGACATTAATTCAACCCGATTTCAGACTTAAGAACGTTTTATGGTAAAAAACGGAGACATGCTGTTACCTGGATGAAGCGCTTGAGCTGATTGTTCTGTGCCAGAAGCTGCGTCTTTTCCTGCTCCAAGGTGAAGATATAGTCTGCTGTCTGCTGCAGGATGGCCGCCTGGaagggagaaaaacaaaaccaaaagctGAACTCTAGAGCAGAGCCTGGACATGTGACATTCGTGCAAGTCCAAAAACAGGCACAAATTAACTTTATTCCCTGCTTTGCGCATTTGTGCTGAGTCACTTTGTATTCCTCCTGCGCCAGCATTTGGTTCATTGAATAACACTGTGTGcgcgcacatgtgtgtgtgtgtctgtcaatGTGTGCACGTTTGAGACACCTTGCTGAGTTTCTCCCCGTCGGTGTGCGGCAGGAGTGTTTTCAGGGACTGGAATCCTGCGTTGATGCTCTGCATACGCCGGCGCTCGTTGCTATTAGCGATTTCCCTGCGAATTCGCCTCTCTTGGTCCTGAGCAGTCTCTGGACTGAGGGGGATGTTGGCCAGGCTGAAGGAGAGAGGTCAAAGGAAGAAGATGATCATGACTGTGTCCTGAAGTCACAGAGAAAGCGTAAGTTCCCCTCTCAAACACAATCAAGTTTATGATTAGATCTGAGCAAATCTGTATTCTGGGTTAAAATGACACAATGGGACAATAAAGTCTGTAACTAGCTGCAATCTGAAACCTTTTACCTGGAACTTTGCAGGGCATTTACTAACTGCACGGCAGTCTTTGAGTTTCCCTGAGATGAACTTGTTGCCCCTTAAAGCACTTGTAGAGCATGAGTATGAATATCATGGCAACAAAACCTTGTGACATATTTGTTCAGAGGGAAAAATAAGTGAACAATTTAAGTCAAAGACTGCTGCAGCAAACCTGACGAACcagatttgtgatgttttacTAGGCCTAAAGGTGAGACAGAACACACGGCTCACATAGTTGTAAACATGTCTGTCCAACAAAACATGAAAGAGTAGGCAGACATGTGCCAATCAAATTGTAAAGCTTGCAACTTAACAGCATTTAAGTGTGATATTAACATATCATCAGTAAACTTTCTCTATTACTTAGATTAATACATAATTTAAACACTGTATTAGATCCTGAGGTTCTAGTTATAGAGTGAAATATGCAAATTATGGATCATTTACTTTCGCTTTTATAAATTTAGACACCAGGAAGACATctttgggaaggaaaaaaatcctaaaacgtTAATTTGTAGATAAAAACTGTCTTTATGCCTGCCATTTCTTTCCTTGGTGTTAAATATATAGTAGGAAAAACTATTCGCGGAAATTCTGTGCCATATCTATAGCAATGTTTAAGCACACaaaggcttttctttggctACAAAAAAGTGAACGATTAATTAAAGAATAAAAGATTAACAACCAAAACTATCAATATCAAAGCCAAAAAAATTTatctaaacaaaaacaattatCTGTCAAATCATGTAATTTGATGGATAGCATGCGTTTCATAGAGATTTGTTTCTACACATTCAGCCTCATATTAACGTTTGACACAAATCATAGCGGTGTTTACGTCGGCTCAGGAAGAAACACCGCATTTCTCCCACAGAATTGAACGCACCGGGGTTTGTAGCTCAGACATAAAACCAGCTGTTGTCTGGTGACGCTGCCGGGAGCTGCGGGCCTTCGGCACGGCCGCCGGGGGCGCGTCTGCACGGTAGCAGTCGTGAAACGTGACTCCACTTCGCCAGAAGCCGCAGGCCCCCCTGGCGTCATAGAGAACAATGCTTTCCCCATTTAGCATGGAGCTAGAACTTAAGTTATCGATCCACCATTAACCGATAAACACTTCTAACTGTCGCACCACACAACAAACGATGTATTTCAGCTAAGCGACTCAGGAAATACGAGTTATGAGACGCCTGTGTGTATTTCACACGGCTGGAAGGAGTGCGCAGTGAGAGCTAACTAGTTAGCCACGCTAAGCTAATTTTAGCACAAGACGCAACGACGACTGCGCCGCGAATCAGTatttaaacacacatttttaccCCCGAAACACGATTTTACACCACATACTTAATCATAGCTACACATAGATGAGACACACGAGCGATTTAGTTAATATGGCCAGTTTTTTGGGGCAACGGTGACGTTACAAACGTGATTTGTTGTGTAGCAGCAAAGCGGCGGGTTAACTACCACGTGCTCTGGACGGCAATGTATCGATTTCACCTCACTGATTTACATATTCCTGAGCCAGGCGGTTACAAACATGCTTTATAATAAGTTATTACAAACAATTCAGCcagcatatttaaaaacaagGGGGTAAAATGTTACATATACCCTCGTCTCTAACAACATCAACTGGCACAAGCACTGGCAGCTAATTTCCACAACCACGCTCCTGCTGCCAAGACATGGCAGCGAAGCTAACAGCATGCTACATGAAGGCAGACTGcagcgcacacacatacacgcgtTACACGAAAGGTTATTTATTCACGCAGTCCGGTAACAACACGGATGGTTAGGATTTTTGCGCACCTGCAGAGACCTCCAATAACATCCTTCTCCGATTTCTTGAACTGTTGTAAGGACTGTATCTTCTCTGTCGGCATCATGAAATATTCCATGCTTTCAAAGCCACCTTCAGTCCgtgtttgctgttttcttcTCCCTCCCCTGCGCTCCttgttaaaataaatagatGTTCGGTTGTTTTTCGTTCTCCCTCGCAGAATTTCCACTGTACTCGCTAGTAGCTTACATCTAAAAAGCCGCTTTCAATTCGGTTTGACTGAAGAAAAACGTTAGAAAAATAACAATTCAAGCTGTGTTGCTTTCCCCAGCTGATGGGGCTacctccagtgtgtgtgtgtggcttctTGCCTCCGCCTActacgagtgtgtgtgtgtgcagctgatCTATGTGAGGCGGGAAACAGCTGGTTGGAATCAGAGCTCGTTTTCCGGAAAGCAGAACAAACAGACCAGCAAGAATCTGACGGCAGGCAGTGCTGCAAATCTACGAGCAGTGAGCAAAATACCGACTATATAATTTGAACTACGCCAAACTATAACCCGGGAATCAGCAGGGTTAAAGGTAAATTTAAACTGCAGCGGTTCGCGTCTTGTTTTTCCAAGTGCAGCGACTGACTGTCCAGTGTTGGTACTAATAGCCGTATCACAtaaaaatcaaatactgacatcTTGATTGTGATAAAAGTGTAAATAAATGACATTACCAAGCTTATGGACAAACCGTCCTACAGTTCATTTAATTTTTGTCATTGTAAGTTAACAAAGGACCAACATGAAAATGTGTTGGACAAAAAAAGTCATTGCCACAAGTgtttaaaatcaagcacctTCTGTacagtctgcctttacaaatatttgtgaaacaaTGTGTGTTTCTAGAGCACTCGGTGCATTCAAGTTTACTACAGTAACTGTTGTAACAAGCGAGTGTGTCAAATTTCTTCCGTCCTAGATATTCCACAGTGAGCTGTATATGGTATTAATGCAAAGTGGAAGTGTTGaggaaccacagcaactcagccatgaagtggTAGACCACGTTACTTTAAAGAACAGAGTCACTGATTGTTGGGTTGCATAGTGCATTAAAATTGCCAACAGTCTGCTGTCTTAATAATGCCAAACTTTCAAACTGCCTCTGGCATTAacttcagcacaaaaactgtatgCCAGGAACTTTGTGGCATGACTGAGCAGCTCGtatgtgcatatatatatatatatatattatatatatatatatatatatatatgtatttccctttgcatctgtttttaaaaaattatttaaaattgctccaaatgtattttttaatttgtcaccttACATATGAATACAAAGGACACAATGTGAAAAGTAAAAGGAAACATTACAGCTGAATAAAATTCTTATATGCAGACTGATAATGATTTATTACAGAAGGAAGCTCCTCAGCATAAAAAACTCCGGTTTAGGACAGCAGGTGGCAGTATTAAGCTGGAAAGTCACCCAACCAGAAAATCtggttctttgttttctttacatgaAAAGTGGAAAATAACCATTCATCCATTCTCTTCAGCTGGCGCCTATCACAGCTGttatagggcaagaggcggacTGGACGGGCTGCCAGTctatcgcagggctaacacacagagaaagacaaCCATCCACACTCACACCTAAGGGAAATTTATCATCATCAATTAACCTAACGCCACTAATTatgtctttggattgtgggaggaagccagagtacctggaggGAACCCagacaaacacggggagaaccaGCAAacgccacacagaaaggcactgGTCAGATGGTGGAGTCATACTCAGGacattcttgctgtgaggtaacagtgctaaccaccacaccacTGTCAACATAATAAATTCCTAATAGCTTCATTGCTGCTGTAATGAAACCATAGTATGTCATCTAAAACAGCATGTTATCAGCAGGCCTTTTCACAAGTCTTGAAGCTTAACCAGTCACATGTGCCTCTGGACAGTTTTATTAAGTTATAATATTTAAACCAACACACATGCTTTTTGTTCTCAGGTTTTTATTTTCCCCATGTAGCACATGTTAAAGAGATAGTAAAACAACATTATACACTGATGAAATATTTggtcttaaaaacaaacaaaaacagtgacCTTTTTACCACAAATCTTTAAGTAACTAATATACAGAGAAAGTGTTTCAAAAATgacccaatttactatattcaCCTTTAAAtaacatatttatatttatgtacacatttttttgaaataataaaaaaatgatagTATTCTTCATATAAGAAATGCACCATGGTCTATATTGAGATATATTAGTGTATCTAATGAGTCATCATTTGTAGGAAAATGTATTCACTAAGGCCACTTAGTACAATTCTTCAAAAATATCTAACGGTAAACTTTATTGGACACCACACAACAGAGCAAACGAAGGTGCACCTTTGTATGTCAGCACAGAAGTTTTCTAAATTTGGAAATAAAtcatgtaaaagaaaagaatgaactTAAGCCATATGTTCACAACATGGTTAGCCAGAAAGGAGCCGTTATGCTGTTAAAGGTGCTCACATTTAGGACCTTGCTAAAACAGCCCTTCTCTTTGGCAGATAGAAACTTTAAACGCTTGAAAATGGAAATCTGGATCAAGACTTAAATAGGGCTATCCAGAGTTGACCTTTTAAAGCCTGATAATATAAACCTAATTGGAGGGATGATTATCCTTTACTTATAGCATGATTGGCAAATGCCCTCTGGAGAGAACAGAATAacagaacattttattttgtaactTTGACAAAGTGCAAGCATCACTGAGTTGACGGGATCCCTGCCATCTGTACTGATGGTCTGATCCTTTTGGCAGCATTTTCCTCCACGGCAAAAGTGTAGTTatactggggggaaaaaattataagaaaaaaaacaatgtggCAATATTCTCAATTTATAAACCCAATAAAAAGTATCAGATGAGAACTTACCTCATTTTCAATGTCTTGGAGAGACTTTATGGAAATATTCAAATCTGAGTTCTAAGACAAAAATAGTCAAAGATAATTGTATAAGAGAATTGGGATGACAAAGGAAAGTCAGTGGTATTTGGCATTGGAATCCATCCCTTGAATACTGAAAACTTGAAACATACCGTCTCATTTGCCTGGGTTTCAAATTTTGGGTGGAGGCTGAAAGGAACTCCATCTAGAGCTGCAGAGAATAAGAGTAAGCCTAGGTGAGTGGGTCTCTGTGATGAGAAGCGTAAATAAGAATCCCTTTGTGTGACGGGAGACCCAGGGTACCTGTAATTCCATGGATGCTTCCATCAGCAGGTTTGTCTAACTCATCCTTTGTTTGAAGAGTGTGGCGTCTGTTACTAAGTCTGCTGGGTGGCAAttgaggaggaggggggttgCTGCAGAAATAAATAAGATGTCGACCACAAGATAATACATTTTGCTGTAATAATGTCACATCGCTAAAATTTGTAACTATATAGACTTCTAATAAGGGACATATGTGACATTTTGATAATAACGTCTCCattttaaatatacatatgCATTGTACCTAGGTCTGAGGGGTAGAGGAGGAGACGGCTGCTCTAAGGAAAGTTGGCGGATGTCCAGGCTGACACTGCGGGGCTTGGCTTGAGGCGTGGGTTTAGAAAAGTAACCTTTTCTGTACCACAGCACATAGCCGTGGATGTCTCTGAAGAAAAAGTGCATGTAATGgcaaattatatgcaacataaTATTCATAAAAGTTCATGAAAATGCTTTGATAAAACAGGCCAAAGACAAAAGTCCATGTATCTGAATGTACCCCA
This sequence is a window from Oreochromis niloticus isolate F11D_XX linkage group LG6, O_niloticus_UMD_NMBU, whole genome shotgun sequence. Protein-coding genes within it:
- the mvb12a gene encoding multivesicular body subunit 12A, with protein sequence MSLMERGNVRPVTAVAWASNSGTCPKDFTLISLTEDGASANFTRTFGMKSGYYLCYSKDSAGGMVVSDIRILSDKDSLPHGYCFIAEHLEPKATVSKKKRVCVRIVPVGSVETAVLDIKLTAKSKMMLQHYTFLGDIHGYVLWYRKGYFSKPTPQAKPRSVSLDIRQLSLEQPSPPLPLRPSNPPPPQLPPSRLSNRRHTLQTKDELDKPADGSIHGITALDGVPFSLHPKFETQANETNSDLNISIKSLQDIENEYNYTFAVEENAAKRIRPSVQMAGIPSTQ
- the LOC100710780 gene encoding transcription factor AP-4, whose product is MEYFMMPTEKIQSLQQFKKSEKDVIGGLCSLANIPLSPETAQDQERRIRREIANSNERRRMQSINAGFQSLKTLLPHTDGEKLSKAAILQQTADYIFTLEQEKTQLLAQNNQLKRFIQELSGSSPKRRRAEEKDEGIGSPDMMEEEKVEELRREMLELRQQLDKERSARMQLEDQVRSLDTQLHPERLKVITQQVEEEHALIQSQTLLRLHQIHAVDRQTHSPQVLASPPAPTHHPTVIVPAPTLTQHPHHHVTVVTMSPSAHTSTVSTSRQNLDTIVQAIQHIERTQERRASAEEEQRRAVIVSPAHVAMDTACSDTDTDTEGEDSSMN